In Ooceraea biroi isolate clonal line C1 chromosome 6, Obir_v5.4, whole genome shotgun sequence, the genomic stretch atataataatataaatataaataaatataaatataaatataaataaatataaatataataatataagcaattgtgcaaaatatattacaatctcGATTCGGCGTTACAACCAACACGAAGAAGACCCAATATGTATTAaggaagataataaattaataataatgggAGCGATGTTTTGCATATTGTAGACTCTTTAATAAATGAGGAAGTTAATATAGAACATTCTAACgctaaattatatgtataaatggtaatacatgtatatcagTTATGCCACAACGACATACATTACGAAAGATacggaaattatattttgattataacGATCTCGATAATAACATTTCAGTTATAATAAAAGGCGTTTTCCAGCAAAAGGACACTGTATCACACTGTTatacaaaaacattttattggctaCATGTTATCTAAATTATCTTCCAAGATAATGTATAGCCAATAAAACGTTTTTGTGTAACACAGTGTTTCTTGCTGGAAAATACCatgtaaaaagataaaattgcaACAGATTCTGCACCTGATATTAATTACACATCCAACAACAGTGACAACAGTGACAGTTTTATACAGTTTAGCGATAGTGACAGttccataaaatataatcaacACATTCTAAATCGTCAACTCAAAAGAAATTTGGTGTTTTACAAGGACGATTTTATATTCAACGAAATGTTATTTTCGATATGAcattggaaataaaaataaaatacaagaacAAATACAGCATGGTTCATACATTAAATTTTCCGTGtccattatatttattacatttttatgacGGAATACGACATAATACAACCTGTTTAATGTTATATGCAAAATGCAGATACAACAGCCATGTACAACAATTTGAatttgatatttcgaatataaGTAgtgctattattaatatattaaattttattaatatatttattttaagagtACAAGATGCACTAAAATAATAACTGAAGGTCGACCTATATTTCGTACCTCAAGAAAGCGCGAGAAAAAATCAAGTTAAAAATGCGTCATGCCTCCTCGAATGTTGCAACTAGATACATTCACAAATGTAGATTATGAACTTGCTCAGGACAGATATTTTCAAGATCTACGTATGCTGTAGTACAtatcagaaagaaaaatgtgaataaataaaagaaaataataataactaagtaaataaataataataaataagtaaataaataaataataataaataataataaaatgaataataaaaataagaataaataatacaagaaattaataaatctgaagaaaataataaaaataaacttggTTCCTCGTTCATATGATCTATCTGATTAATTTCAACAATACATTATAGAACAGCAGTCTAATGATACCTacatcaagagacacggtagtgtctcgcgccaagtatacgcgcagcgagaccgcatcgtgactcttttacgcgaagcgacgcttttgcagacactcagattattagatctcaataaccgctgaacggatcaacttctaagtaggctcaatggatagcttggggtcgaattatataataaaagtgtttttatttttcttgtacgtgccctacgagcggagatatagcgatgcaaagtctgaaattggaaaatttcatttaagaaacgtcgtcgtcgtcgtcatcgtcgttcgttctttttcgtcgagatggcagcagctccgtttataccTGTGGCGACTAAACGGCAGTCCACACGGCAACCACATGgcaacgagagagagacaaatgACCAACCAATAAAAACGAGCGACCAATGGGATAGGAGGACGTAGGCCGTGGCAAGAGATGTTCGGCGTGGCAGGAGTCAGTTAGTTTCGAGCTCTACACCCGCGCACACGCGGGTTATGTATTTACGTTATTACGCAAcattaaagtttttttttagatttatGTAAGTTTATCATTACGTACCCACACGTAATTGGTGACCCCGACGTGATCGGAAAGTGTACACGCGCCGTGGAAAAGGACTCACGCACCGGGCGCGATTTACGCAACCGTTTAGAGAACAAAGAGAATCCCGCGCAATTCGGACATTGATAACGACAGAAGGAATCCCGCGGACGGATATCGAAAAGTATTCGTGAGTGCGGGAAGCTTCGTGTGAACTATGGCTGTGCACCATTCACCAATACGCGGTACCGAGGCGGACGTGTCAACCGACCACCTAGCGAGTGGAGGTTCACCGCTCGTTGAAGCAGGAAGCGTACCTGCGCAAACACGATCGCTGAGATCGGCCGGCCGGttgcaagaaacatttgtagCCGAATTTCGCAACGTGCGACTTCCTACATTTTGGAAGAAACGCCCCGCTTTGTGGTTCATTCAATTGGAGAGCGAATTTACCGCATATCGCGTACATTCCGACGATATAAAGTTTAGTGCGATCATTCGACATCTCGACGAAGAGACGATGACCGCAGTGGCTGACGCTCTTGAATCGCCGCCTGCAAGTGACAAGTATACACACCTTAAGAGCGTTTTGATTGAGCGTTTTACGGATTCACAGGAGAAACAGCTGCGCAAGTTACTTTTAGGAATAGAACTAGGCGAGAAAAAACCCTCAGTCTTGTTACGTGAGATGAGGACATTGTCAGGCGCAAACGCTACGGACGGCCTGCTGCGCACATTATGGATACAACGCTTGCCAGAGAGAATCCAGGAACTTCTTACGATGTTCGACGAAGCCAGTTTGACCAAGTTAGCGGACTGCGCAGACAAGGCTTGGGAACACTCCACGCACTCGGTGGCAACCACGTTAAACGTAACGCCATCGGACAACGCATTGCAGACACTTACGCAGCAGGtacaagaattaattaaatcagttACAGCATTGCAAACACGTGATCGCGACGAGAGCAGTAAATGGAAACTGTCACGTAGCCGACAACGTAGTACAAACCGTTCGAAGACTCCACAGAGGGGAGGCGAATGTTATTATCATCGGCGTTTCGGTAACAAAGCACGCAAGTGCGAACCGCTATGCAGTGCGCAACCGGCCATCGCAGACGCTGCTAATAAGGGAAACGAGTGATGCCACCGGCTGTGGGAGCGCTGAACGGTGGCGGAACACTTGACAAGCTCCTCGTAACAGATAAGAACTCAGGTATCGTATTCCTTATCGATACTGGGTCTGACGTTTCTTTGTTACCTCGCAGGCACCAAC encodes the following:
- the LOC105277133 gene encoding uncharacterized protein LOC105277133 — protein: MAVHHSPIRGTEADVSTDHLASGGSPLVEAGSVPAQTRSLRSAGRLQETFVAEFRNVRLPTFWKKRPALWFIQLESEFTAYRVHSDDIKFSAIIRHLDEETMTAVADALESPPASDKYTHLKSVLIERFTDSQEKQLRKLLLGIELGEKKPSVLLREMRTLSGANATDGLLRTLWIQRLPERIQELLTMFDEASLTKLADCADKAWEHSTHSVATTLNVTPSDNALQTLTQQVQELIKSVTALQTRDRDESSKWKLSRSRQRSTNRSKTPQRGGECYYHRRFGNKARKCEPLCSAQPAIADAANKGNE